Part of the Gopherus evgoodei ecotype Sinaloan lineage unplaced genomic scaffold, rGopEvg1_v1.p scaffold_33_arrow_ctg1, whole genome shotgun sequence genome, cttctttgtgttttgacaATAAAATTTTTGACAAGTGAGGCCTGATCAAGCTCTTCTAAGCTTCAGAAGAAGTTCAGAGCAGCATGGAAAGACTCCAGTCCCGTTCCTCTCGGCTTTGTCACAGTAGCGTTCAGATGTGGGACTGAGTTCCAAAGAGGAACAGAAGAACTTATGTCCAAACAGCAGCCAATGCCTGAGTCAGTGGGATTTCGTACTCTGCACACTGGGAACACGTTTGCAATGTCCTTTTCCAGTGGCATGGTGGTGGATccgttcttctgtgaaatcctcCAGCTACTCAAGCTCACCTGCTCTGACACATATTGTAGAGGAGTGgctacccactcctgccctgaagggcttgaaacagcccaggagaaggctgtggctggggcaagaagcctgggctgattggggaaagtaggctcagctgtggccatgccccaatcaggtccagctggcccctataagaggctgtgagccagaagcccagtcaGTCTCATtctgcttgtagagggagaagggccaggCTGCAGGGACCTAAGCAAGACACCTagattgggagcagggctggggaagggccagaggagctgggagctctgacCGGGAAAGTCCCAGGCTGCAGACCTGACTATAGGCCGAATAGGTGCAGGGCTGCAATTGGGCAGCCCatggataggcagaggcagcaggtctgaacccctttgcctgtgatgagtggcttatagaatcatagaatatcaggattggaagggacctcaggaggtcatctaatccaaccccctgctcaaaacaagaccatccccagacacatttttgccccagatccctaaatggccccctcaaggactgaactcacaaccctgggcttgaATTGCAAAAGATCCTAGCAGGAAAAAAACTACTCAACATGCATCCATCAGCAAATCTGAACACATCATGACAGGTTTCACATCTTTCCTTTAAGACCTGGGCAGATATCAGTCAGTCCACCCAGAAACCTAATTAGCACCCTCTAAATTAACCATTTGGTTCTCATATCACCCACTGTGATGGTGTGGCATGTGCGCACCAAAGGTCTACTTATTCCCTGCCCATTTTGCCCACCTACACCACAGCTGCTTCTATTCCTATGTGGCAGGTAGCCAGGACAGGCTGTAAGGAGGCACTTTACACAGCAGCCCTCATTCTGTGCCCCCCCTCCACACGCCATTGGCAGGTATGGGTCATCTCTGCACAGCAGTATGATGAGTCTAAGCACCTTGgtgtttgtgaggcactcagacagTGCAGTGATGGGGGCCAGATAAGGACCTGCAATCGCTAGAATTGCAGCTGTTTCCTGTCACATCAACTCACAAAAACATCACATTGGGGTTGTCACAAACTTTCCTGATTTCACACTGCCTCCTTCACTAGCTGATGTTTCTCTTaacaccccagctcctggaatcctgtgattAACTGACAATCTCAGCTCTCACTTTAAGGAAGGTCAATTTCTTGCTCTCATGGCTGAGAAGAAAAAGTTGAGAACATGGCAgctcagaaacaaacaaaaaatccagaaTGTAATTTTTCAGAAGAAAACCCTCGGGATTCCTTCAGCAAACTTCAAGATTTTGGATAACGTGGTGCTGACTGTACTGCCTTTGCAgtgatcattttgttttcagGTCTCTTGTCTCCAGCAAAGGCTCTAAGGACCTACATATAAAAATGAACATTCTAATTTATCTCTTTACTTCACCCCTAATCCAGGGGAGTTGTGCTCATTTGCTGCTTGGgcccacagcccagctccatgCGCATTCCCACACCTTGCACTCTCTGTCTACTTCCCTTTCTATTATCTCTTCTGTTTTAGATAAATGATGGCACTAAATTAGGGGGGTCTCCAGGGGTAGCAGATAGAGATTTAAGGCCTGAGTTCTCAGTGGCACAGGATTGCCAACACCAAACTTTTGAAAATTATGAGTCAGGATCCCCAAAATGATGCAACTGCCGTTTAtgagacataaaaataaaaaagataataAATGTTGAGTTCTTTCGATTTGCCTTCTGGCTTCTCAGCCCTTTAGGCTGCACTTAGACCTTTTATAGTTTTTCTCTGTAAACAAGAAACTTCCTTTGTTTAGGAAACAGAAGCCAAAAGTCTCACCTTGTGACAtggttccaggagctggggctttaacaaACACATCAAATATCaggcaaaaccatgctctgaagtgtccctagcctctgtttgccagaagctgggaatgggtgacaggagatggatcacttgatgattccctgttcctttcattccctctgaaacacctggcattggccagtgtcagaaaacaggatactgggctagatggactattggtctgacccagtatggccgttcttatgttcataagaCTCATTATAAAACTCTGAATGTTGGCAACGCTTTTGATACTGCATCTCCTTTACACTGAGGCAGAGCTGCCTTAGCATATGTCAGGAACAGGCCTTTGAAACATTGATTCCAGTTTACAAGTTTTTAGCCTGTGAATTGAATGTCCCTAGACTCAGAAGGATGAGATTTTATCGGTAGatgtcagtaaatgttgatttcactttgcgcacacaaactgatgaaaaaatatttccattgataagaaCTGAAGTTGACAAATAGGaacagtaagaaaaatgctgcctgagaacttaCTAGAGTGTAATTTAAGGAGATTTACTTCTCATGTTTTGATAtgagatgttgacaatttgtgttataACACTTACACTTTTTAAGTTTTTGAATCTTTGTGTCCGCTGTCCTAAAATAATTATTGTCTAACTAAAATATTATCTGAACGCTCCCCAATTTCCCATAACTGTGAACAATAATATTGATAAAAACTGAAACTTTGAAAGTTTAAAtagataaatacaaaaaaaccttacaaataaatattaatcttCTCTGTCAAAATTACGtattaaatcaaattaattccGCCAAGCCTAAATATCACTCCTTGGACACGCAGTTCTGTCAACTCAGCAGGACAAGGGGAAGCTGATGTCCATGTGAAGCCCCAGTGACCCCCACACACCAGCAGAGGCGGCCGATTGCAGGATAAGAGCCTTGTTGCTACATTTCTCACCAAACCCCCCAGGGCTGGAATGTTACCAGTGCTCTGGCTCCAGTTAAGGGAAACACCCAAATGGTGCTGCTGCAGGCGGGGTATATTTCTGAGCTCAGGAAAGTGAAACTAACCCTGTGACACTGTCCAGAGGGAGACATGGCCACAGACAACCCTGTGGAAAGTCTCCAGGAGGAAGCTACATGCTCCATATGTCTGGAGTATTTTAAGGACCCAGTGACTGCAGACTGTGGGCACAATTTCTACAGAGTCTGCATcgcccagtgctgggagagaccaGATACAGACGTCTCCTGCCCTCAGTGCAGAGAAACTGTGCGACAGGGAAACAAACCTCAGGCTGAACAGGCAGCTGGCAAAAGTTGTAGAAATAGCCAAACGGCTGAGTTTACAGGCAGCAAAGGGAGCAGCAGAGAAAGGGTGTGTGAGGAACACCAGGAGACTCTGAAACTGTTCTGTGAAGAGGATCAAACTTCTGTCTGTGTGGTTTGCCATCTGTCCCGGGATCACAGAGATCACAGGGTGATTCCCATAAAGAAGGCTGCCCAGGAGTATAAGGTAGGAATTGCTGTCAAGTTTAAAGGGTAATAACTTTGGATTTTAATTACAGGCAGATTTCACTGAAAGTTGCCTGTCATGAGTGTGATGCATCATTCAGCTCTGTAAAGCTTTCATTGTGTGGGAGATGCCATAACAAAATTAATGAGCTGGCAGTGTGGCGACAGAATCAGAATATCAAGTCTTAAAAGATACCTGATGTGGGAAACTtttctctgagggcttgtctacatcagaaagttgcagcgctggtgagggagttacagcgctgcaactttgaaggtgtacacatctgcagggcatcaccagcgctgcaactccctgtttgcagcgctggccgtactcccgttttgtctcgggtgtagaggatccagcgctggtgatccagcgctggtaatccaatgtagacacttaccagcgcttttcttgacctccgtggaaggaggaagcctctggtaatcaagctggtctcctttcccggtttgctctctcgttcccggaaccccgagcaagcaggtctccttccctgcggtttgctgggtggctccgggaacgcgagagcaaaccgcggcgaagctggtctcctttcccggtttgctctcttgttcccggaaccccgagcaagcaggtctccttccctgcggtttgctgggtggctccgggaacgcgagagcaaaccgcggcgaagctggtctcctttcccggtttgctctctcgttcccggaaccccgagcaagcaggtctccttccctgcggtttgcagggtggttcggggaacgcgagagcaaaccgcggcgaagctggtctcctttcccggtttgctctctcgttcccggaaccccgagcaagcaggtctccttccctgcggtttgctgggtggctccgggaacgcgagagcaaaccgcggcgaagctggtctcctttcccggtttgctctctcgttcccggaaccccgagcaagcaggtctccttccctgcggtttgcagggtggttcggggaacgcgagagcaaaccgcggcgaagctggtctcctttcccggtttgctctcgcgttcccggaaccccccttgaagccgcccaacagcgctgcagtgtggccacatctaacaccacttgcagcgctggttgctgtaagtgtggccactctgcagcgctggccctatacagctgtactaatacagctgtaacaaccagcgctgcaaaattttagatgtagacatggcctgagattcTGAATGTTTTTCAAACCCAGCTTCCGCTGCTGAAATAAGGGGACTTTTTACACAATGGGCACTGTTAACAATCAGTGAGGTTTAAATCACAAGAGCTGCAGGCCAGTCTAGGTGAGTGTGTTACCTTCAGACTGGAGAACTGATCATTTAAATATCAACACTgttaattacactggtctacaatttttgagaagtcgtctgcttcagagataaaatgtgatatttattttgtattttgatgtgctgaattcaaatatgacaattaaaacaaccgATTGGCAACTggttctaagatatttaagtttttacattttatgtctatgtatattttGTAGatggtagagttttaatcataaattgtaaacctaggtcttttcatgtgtttatggttgctttacatgataatatttcacctgtcctgtttatgtaacactttaaaaatcagcaaaagggttatataactaaaatttattatgaaacaaaatgcaaaaaactattatgtacatagtttagtcctattcagtgtctactcggcgcttcttggcttgtctcttgtattcattcaatggagcttctcttgtcactgtccagcaatagtctgcaagcattgatgggctccatttgccctgatagcctgccaggagattccactgctgtagtctggagcccaacagctctgccttacttttgggtagttccaaatccctgacaaggtcgtTCAGTTCACCTTGGGttctgaggtgtggttcagaggaggaggatgggagaaaatgtgggtcctgtgacattgatggttcaggaccagaagtttcatcctcttcctctttctcgtctgactcaagtgagaatgactctggtgcatcaggaaccggcagtccttctccgtggggtactgggcgtatagctgatggaatgtttggataatgcacaggccactttttcttctttgacacacctttcccagctggaggcaccatgcagaagtaacaattgctggtatgatctgttggctctctccaaatcattggcactgcaaaaggcatagatttccttttcctgttcaaccactggccaagatttgttgcacaagtgttgcaggatATGTgtagggcccacctcttgtcctgatctccaattttgcagccagccaaaataaaggggataggctttcttaaccatagtggttatactgcgcttttgtgatgcaaaagtcacttcaccacaaacatagcagaagttatctgcactgttcacacaagtacgaggcatctctgctcactttggctaaacagaaatgtgtcccattgcaaaatcaaacactgacaaataagagagcacgacactgtgtgatttctagagctgatatagggcaatttgttcagcagagtgatgtaagcttcgttatgattgcatcatccatgacttctagaaataacatgatgcaattcatatcatgtatgatgcaataccagcttcagattgcatcattcattgttttgcttaaaaagcaagtactgtcgaAACTCAGTCACAGATTtgttcatagatccagtcaaagatgtattttagtcatttctggtttaaattgaaatcccttccctttataactcacttatcctccgccattcccaagtcaagggtcgtatatactgacccaatagcatatcttgaaaactagagccaatcaacaattttaagcatcattttcattctcagtgacccagaattagtaaagttggactacatttatttcagaagcattttggctgtagagcagtgttattttgTTCCCCGTGTGAGAGCGGAGAGGGAGAATTACAGCTCAGCACCATTTATTGACAGTGCCACCTCCTTCCAGTGCCACAAGCGGGTGATGTTTGGGAGATGCCACCTCTTATGTCCCCCCAGTAAAGGAGGACCAGGCCCAGAGAGCCCAGGGGTACATTCTAGCCCCATGAATGGAGTCCGGCCCCTTGGAGCCAATCAGCAACTCCATCCTGTTTTAAACATTACACCATTTGAACAGATCATGGTGTCTCCTTTTGGTGACTCACGTGGGTGGAGCTTATTTTATGGGTGGAGCTTCAAAGAATCCAGCCACCTTTGTTCCCACCCCTACTTCTGATCCGGCTCATTTACGAAGCTGTTCTGCTGGATGCAAAGGCTGCTTTTCCGCCTCCTGTCTCTCACTAGCCCCTGCTGGCTCCCTCCCTcactgcttccctgcagcagcaccacagGGGTGTCACCGAACAGCTCCccaggagctctcagcagcagcaggggctgaggagagggCCCTTGGGCAGAAGGGAGGACAGAACTCAAGGGCTCAGAGAAAAGAGAGAGCGAAATGGGGAAATTTCTggaaggggttctggggggctgcCGGGGGTGTTGCACAAAGTGAGGCTCACAGGGCAGGAGCACGTTGCTGTGCTGTGTGAAGGAATCACACGCTGTCAAAGGGGAAGAGAGCCCTGGGttattccagctctggagcagttaTAACTATGGGTGGCGCATTCCCCCAGACCGAGTGTTCCCTGTTGCTCACTGACCTCCAGCCACATCACAGCTTCACCCTGTGCAGTTAATGGGACTGCGCTGGCTCAGGTGCTTGGCTGCTGCCTGTGAGAGGCCACAAGGGAGCCTGGACAGACGAAAGCACAGTGGGGTCTTGTTCCTGGCCGGGGTCTGGGTACAGTGCAGCGAGGTGCTGCCCCAACCTCTTCACTCTCACCGCCAGGAGGGATCGTTCAGAACTTTCCCAGCTGTTTCCCATCTGACCTGTGCTCAGTAATGTGAAGCTTTAGCTCAAACACAGGCTCTGAGAAGTCCTGAGTGTCTGCAGGGAGCAGGGACCATGCTCTGAGACTGGCGTCTCTGCTCCCATGAGGCCTTTGGGGCTGGCAGAGCCAAGTCTGCTGCCTCCTTCCAGAATATTTTCTGCTCGGTAATGAAATGCCAATGTGTACAGTACTGTCCACCCATCGGACAGGCAGGCTAATGGTTGTTTATCGCACGCGATGCCCCTGCAGGTGAAActccagggagccctgggccctctgAGGTAGGTGCTGGAAGAGGCCCTGGCTATGACGTCTAAAGAGGAGGAGAAAACCACAGAGTGGCAGGTGGGTGTCCGGGTTTATTCCTCCCTgagcccttccccctgcagcgTTCTCAGGAATGACAGGGGGCCATCCAGGACGAGATTATGAACCTGCTCTGGTTGTTTGCTCCGTTGCACAGGCTTGGTGCCAGCCATGGGCAGTGCATACCTCCGGCATTTGGGGAGGCCAGGCATGAGTGCGGGAAACTCCCCGGCACTCAGATCATTGCCCTGCCCATTGCTCCACCCCTATTTGTCCTCCTCTCCCCGAGGCTCTGCCCACGCtcccctcctgctctgccccatgccccgctcccactcagccccctccccagaggcTCCCCACTCACCGTTCAGTTTTGCAGCTCGCTCCTCTCCCGTACCCCCTCCCGCAAGGCCTCCTCACCTGCCGcttgctcctttctgccccctcctgccttaggggtgagtgatggggggaggggcagagaggagcaattGGCGGGAGCCCCAACGCAGCTGATGGGCAGCAAGTGGCGGGTGCTGCAGGCTTCGGGGGAAGAGCTGGAgctccaaaggcagcaggtctgCAGCATCCTCCAAGGGGAGGGGCGCTGCATCCTGTTTGGAGAAgctcagcctcccctggcctatgatACCTGCCTGCCATCCAGGGTGCTGGCAGCATCAGGCTGTGTCTCTGGTGGGGATCTCAGCACAGCAGCTCCtgtaggtggaggaggggcagttcctGGCCCTTGTACAGTGGTGCAGACCCACCCCTGAGATCTCTGATAGGGGAAAATTCTCAATATTGGGTGCAGTGTTTTCACTGTTACATGGCTCCTGTTTCCCTCTTGCAGGAGGGGAGAGTGTGTCAGCTGCTATAGCCATCGGTTTTCATTGGCCTCCATGAAAAGCTCTACAGCTTCTCTGCAGCCTGGAGGAAACAGACTGTTCCTTCTTGCTCTGCACTCACAATCCCTGCAGTGATCTGCCCAGTGCCTGGGCCAAAGACTGGAACTGGGAGGATGATTTGCCCCCATGGGTGAGGTTCAGAGTCACTCaactggctgggctggggccatgctgggagctgagctcttctgaacatCAAACCCATTTGTGGGTGTGAAGCTCTGTGGAAAATCTGCCCCCAAAGTGCATCTACATGGCCGCAACAGCCAGCTGCAGGCTAATCAATGAGTAACACCCGGGGGTCTGGGTGGCTGTGtacagcctgtgctgctgcaACTCCATAGCTACCAGTGCCTGAGCTAGCCAGATCAAAACTAgcctgggtgtgtctacacacgGTGCTGTGTCACCTTCATTGCAGTGGGTATACCCCCTGAgtgagcagagccaggaacaggtCAGAGTAAAGCCAGGCAGCAGTCGGCCACTTCGCAGCCTCTGTTGCCATCACGTGACCACTTCATCCCAGTCACCTGCTACTGTCACTGTGACTTTACCTGTGCTTGTCTGTAGCCAAGTGATgaacccatgggaaaaaaattctgttccTATTCCCTTGCCTCTTACAGTGAAATCCCTGCAGAGAGCGTGGGGGGTGTGAGGAAGACACCAGCagcagggatgagaggagaagtAGGTGCCCCACTAGTCAGATAAAAATGGCCATTTACAAGAGCTGAAAtgctcagagctgggtgcctctGGTTCTGCATCTGAAGCCCTATTTAGAACCCTGTGGAAGTGGGCTGGTTTCCAGAGGACAgaactgcagcagctcccattgcccacaCCGGAAGTAGTTGGTGCTCAGTTCCTCAGATAATAGGGATTTAGGTGCATAAAAATTAACAGCCAGGTTTGAATGTGTCCAGAAAAGTGCCCAGAGAGCAGAtagggacagagctggcatcagccAATCCGCTGCTCTGTGAGCCTAGAGGGCTACCTAAAAGATGTGATCCCAGGGCACTTGGCACATGGGCATGGGGCACTCGGCCAGGCTGGGTGAGCCCAAAGCCAGCCCTGACAACAGCCTGGGTGCCCAACACCCATGTGAGCCCCCGGATGGCCCCCAAAAGACTATTAGCACCAGCTCTAGGTCCTGAACTTTGCAGCCCTGGAAGCAGATTATCAAAGAAGGAGCATCGCCCACATCCCGCTGTGACTGCCCCCCTGGGTGTCTGAGTGCCCAGCACTGGGCATCCAAATGCCCCCATTGACACTCTCTGTGGCCCCCTGTAAATCTCTCCTGCTCCCTTGATTTctccccactccactgtgtccgtCCCATGCCACCTGCAATAACATACGGCATCTTTACAAAGCACCCTAGACAACCCCGCTATGGAACTGGCCCTATTAACTCTGAACTAAAACAAACCCATTATGGTATGTTTCCCAAAGAAGTAAATCTCCTTACAAACCTGATACTGATCTAATCCCCTGCTTCATGGACAGAGGCCCAGTCTGTGTAACTCAACATCTGGCTCATATTTTCTCTGTGCCTTTCCTATTCTTCTGTTTCAAGGGGAAAGTGAAGAATAGGAGAGAGATGATTGCAGGTGAATTTAACAAACTGCACACGCTGCTGAGAGAGGAGGAGCAGCTGCTTCTGCAGAGCCTGGAGGCGGAGGAGAGGGAGACTGTGCAGAGACTAAGGGAAAATGTAACCAAACTGTCCCAGCAAAGCTCCTCTCTGCAGCAGTTGATCACGGAGATTGAGGAGAAGTGTCAGCAACCAGTTATCGAGCTGCTAAAGGTGAGACAGCATCAACATTTTCCATCCATGCAGAATTAAAACTCAGATCTCTGGGTCTGGATTCCAGCAATTAGAGTAAATGTGTTCAGTGGTTTACGGACAAACAGAACATGAGGCTAAAAGCTCCATCAGTTCCAAAATATCACAGTTCATATTAGAAGGGAATTCTCCTCATGGAGACCCAGTGAGACCATGGGAAATTAAATGGATGTTACAAGAATGATACTGAGCTGAACCCATCCCTGCTCTGACTCCAGAACACTGGACCTAACACAGACGATAAACACAGATAGTGATGGATTGGGTCCGTAGAAGGGAGAATCCTTTAGCTAAATTCCTGGCTCACCTACATAAATGAAAGAAGTGGTCAAAACAGTGACGCTTGGGAGGGTTGATCTATTTTCTAGATGAAAGTTTGATGCCCAGAGTGAGACTCCCTCAGTTTTATGCACATTGTGTTAATACAGAACATTGATTCTCTTTTTCCTTTCAGGATGTGAAAAACACATTGAACAGGTGTGTTTCCTATGTTCGTTGCTCTTTTATTCTTGGTGGTGGTTCTGGGATGATATGTGTACAGAGCAGCTGAGTGATGATGGGACGTTTTCTTCATAGGAGTGAGAATGTGAAACTCCAGGAACCAGAAGCTGTTTCTACTGACCTGAAGAACGTGTATACAATTTCCCTTGACATGAGGGAAGTGCTGAAGAGATTCGTAGGTGAGTGGATTCTACTGGGGCATTCAGCAGTATTGTGCTTGGGGCTCTGGACCGAGCCTGGGACCCCAGGACACTCATGCACCCAGCTGATAGGCTTGGAGCTGTGTGATAGTTGGAGGCTGATGTGTTCAGTGCTGGGCAGTTTGCCTGCTACTTACAGCCACCAGCTGGTACTTGCCCAGGTATCTGACCAGGCCCCATCACTGACATCCTGACCCCTCCATGGCTGAGTTAATGAGTGTCACTGAGCCAGATGCTGTGAGGCCTGGACTGGGCCCATCGTGCTGGAAGCTGCACAGATGGGTAACGGATGACATGTCTGTGCCTCTCTCCTGGGACATGTGAGGGCTGCGTTGTGTGGGCACCGCTCAGCATTGCCCCAGCCCCCATTATTCAAGGCTGGCCCAGCTTTCTGAGCTGCAGGATGGGCCAGTCTGGCTGCTGTGGTCTGACCTGGGCCATGTGTTACTGGGTAACAAGCTGAATCCTACGGGCCCCTCGTCTGCTCTGAGCACAGCCCAGTGTGAGGTTGGGTCAGTGGTTTGCTGCTCAGTGAATGAGACTCACTCACAAGAGTGTGACCCTTTCACAACGGCTGAGCGTGAGCTGCCCCGATCTAAACTCCTCTCACAACCCCAGCGCGGATACCGGGTGGCAAAGGCAGAAACCTGACCACGGGGAGGGACAGAAGAAACTAAGGCAGAggagatgggggtgggaaggTTCAAGGAGCTCGGTCTGTGATTGTTGAACTGGCCATTTCATCCTACCCCCGCGggtcctctcttcccctccaccccccaccaggGGGCAGTCGAAGGGGCCAAGCTGGGTGTGTCTGTCCCAGCTGACGGAGGCTGCGCAGTCAGTGTCGGCTACAGGGCCAGGATCTCAGGGCTCCAGGGAGCAGGAACCCCAGGCTGTGGGGGAAACAGCTTCCTCTCTGTGATGGGCTggagccagcacatcccttctcccctccccgttcACTGCTCTCAGCCCAGCACAGTCTGTGCCCACTGGACCCTGaacacagctgggctctgggccaTTTCACACCCCTGGCCCCTGAGCCTGTCGGGATCCTGGGCCAGTCACCTCAGTGCCTCGTTTTAGGAGATCACCAGCCCCTGGGGAGCCTGCTCTCACCCCACCACCCCAGAAGCCCCTTCTGGTGCCAACAGGCTCTTGGCTATTGTAGATCATGTGTCTGTGTTAGAAAtccatgttttattttgcaaacaccTTGGGACATGCTTTGGGCCTCTGCCCTGCCTGGATTTTAGCCAAGGGTCCTTCCAGGGATGTTGTCATCATGTGAGATCCAGGGCGGGTGCTGTTCTCTCTCTGTGGGGTTAGAGTCGGGCAGGTTGTCAGAGTGGTTTGCCCCAGAGgtgagatcagagctgggctTAAAGCCTTGGAGACTGGATTCAACTATTTAGCACCAGAGCAGGGAGATCCTGGGCTGTAACTGTGTCTGAACCCTGCACAAGCCAGGATCAGCTCTAGAGCTGAGAGGAGTTTTCAGTCTCTGATCCCATTTAGTTCTTCGTCTCTCAGCCAAGTCTGTCCAAGGAGGTGATCAAGGAGCGCCCATCTGTGGAGTGGATCCCTGTCTGCTAGGGGCTGCAGAGAGATGCAGGAAATACAGCCAAGGGACATGGAAACTGCTACTGGATAATACAGTGATGAGAGCATGAGAGTTGACCAAAGAATCCTAGCGCTGGAGGATCAATTTTGCTTTCAATTATATTTGTGAAGGTATTAATATTGAGACAAATTTAATACTAGATATATGAATTGTAATTCAAACTCTTTAAGACTTTTATTATCAAACATCTAGAGCCTGTCAGATTTCTTTCCAGTAGAAAGTAAGAACCTAAATATAAGTTACAATTTGAACTCTAAGGATTTAACTCTCAGTCTAGTCAGTCATCTAGATTCAGTCAGGAAAAAAGAAGGTGGATAATTTTAACTTTGCATCAGAAATCAGAAACGTTTGCAGGGTTTGTCTATcaaaaactaatttattttcagCTAAAAACTACCGTAAACTGGAAACTGTATGTTGCAAACCAAAGAATATTGGGATTTGCAgatttgaacaaaacaaaacaaaaattgagtATAGGAGATACTTTCCCTAAACATCTTTGTTTAGTTCAAAAACCCATTTTCCTATTActactaccaaaaaaaaatctaaatttccaACCATCTCTAAtttgaaatggagctttgaaCAAGGGTGGGGAACATTAGTGCTGTTCAATAATACCATAgtttcaaaaccattttttctcTTGAAACT contains:
- the LOC115641050 gene encoding E3 ubiquitin-protein ligase TRIM11-like isoform X2 — translated: MGKKFCSYSLASYSEIPAESVGGVRKTPAAGMRGEGKVKNRREMIAGEFNKLHTLLREEEQLLLQSLEAEERETVQRLRENVTKLSQQSSSLQQLITEIEEKCQQPVIELLKDVKNTLNRSENVKLQEPEAVSTDLKNVYTISLDMREVLKRFVAKSVQGGDQGAPICGVDPCLLGAAERCRKYSQGTWKLLLDNTVMRA
- the LOC115641050 gene encoding E3 ubiquitin-protein ligase TRIM11-like isoform X3 yields the protein MTSKEEEKTTEWQGKVKNRREMIAGEFNKLHTLLREEEQLLLQSLEAEERETVQRLRENVTKLSQQSSSLQQLITEIEEKCQQPVIELLKDVKNTLNRSENVKLQEPEAVSTDLKNVYTISLDMREVLKRFVAKSVQGGDQGAPICGVDPCLLGAAERCRKYSQGTWKLLLDNTVMRA
- the LOC115641050 gene encoding E3 ubiquitin-protein ligase TRIM11-like isoform X4, encoding MIAGEFNKLHTLLREEEQLLLQSLEAEERETVQRLRENVTKLSQQSSSLQQLITEIEEKCQQPVIELLKDVKNTLNRSENVKLQEPEAVSTDLKNVYTISLDMREVLKRFVAKSVQGGDQGAPICGVDPCLLGAAERCRKYSQGTWKLLLDNTVMRA